The following coding sequences are from one Microbacterium wangchenii window:
- a CDS encoding ABC transporter permease, protein MTAVAARSASFGIGRTLRLGLSRIGFEVRSYFRQGDTLFFTFLFPLVLLLIFSVVASDGFGPPGEEISSAAYYLPGMVAAGVLLSGLQNMSIDIAMERSDGTLKRLAGTPLSPVSYFIGKLGQVLITGILQSALLIAVAATLFDVELPTDPERWLTFTWVFLLGVTTCAILGIGLSAVPRSGRSAAAVVIPIVLILQFISGVYIAFSSLPDWLQNVASVFPLKWLAQGMRSVFLPESFASVEPSGTWQHGLTLIVTLLWLVVGLIAVRLTFRWIRKDA, encoded by the coding sequence GTGACCGCCGTCGCCGCGCGCAGCGCGTCCTTCGGCATCGGCCGCACGCTGCGACTGGGTCTGTCGCGCATCGGCTTCGAGGTGCGCTCGTACTTCCGGCAGGGCGACACGCTCTTCTTCACGTTCCTGTTCCCGCTCGTGCTCCTGCTGATCTTCTCCGTCGTCGCATCCGACGGGTTCGGCCCGCCCGGCGAGGAGATCTCCTCCGCGGCCTACTACCTGCCGGGCATGGTCGCGGCGGGCGTGCTGCTGTCGGGTCTGCAGAACATGTCCATCGACATCGCGATGGAACGCAGCGACGGAACGCTCAAGCGGCTGGCGGGCACGCCGCTGAGCCCGGTGTCGTACTTCATCGGCAAGCTCGGGCAGGTCCTGATCACCGGCATCCTGCAGTCCGCGCTGCTGATCGCCGTGGCCGCGACCCTCTTCGACGTCGAGCTGCCCACCGACCCCGAGCGCTGGCTCACCTTCACGTGGGTGTTCCTGCTCGGTGTGACCACGTGCGCGATCCTCGGCATCGGCTTGAGCGCCGTGCCGCGGTCGGGCCGGAGCGCGGCGGCCGTCGTCATCCCGATCGTGCTGATCCTGCAGTTCATCTCCGGTGTGTACATCGCGTTCTCGTCGCTGCCGGACTGGCTGCAGAACGTCGCGAGCGTCTTCCCGCTGAAGTGGCTCGCGCAGGGGATGCGCTCGGTCTTCCTGCCGGAGTCGTTCGCGTCGGTGGAGCCGTCGGGCACGTGGCAGCACGGGCTCACCCTGATCGTGACGCTGCTGTGGCTCGTGGTGGGCCTCATCGCCGTGCGGCTGACGTTCCGCTGGATCCGCAAAGACGCCTGA
- a CDS encoding sensor histidine kinase, whose translation MNQVSDRRAVPSRWWAVALVAVALACCVVTAIEFASGAGSALDVALVVAGVIAYVLFFALVTRPAAEGSARAWASVVVTVTAAGALTAVEAGNALFQFWMYPLIWVLTATIPAAVITSAVAAVVVFAGFAVSMGSDPEWAADAALTQAISFGVSVVLGLWITNIYQYAEERERLLAELTAAQDEVAALHRHAGVTSERERLSRELHDTIAQSLAGTVLLAQRARREAAGGGAVDDTLALLEESARSALAETRALVAGNAPIELRGGGVIDALQALADRFARETGTHVDVDAAVAIPLDRESEVALLRCAQEALANVRAHAGARSVRLSLRAGEGWAELRVRDDGRGFDPDAPSAGFGLSGLRARVGLLGGDLVVDGTPGATTLLARVPAGASA comes from the coding sequence ATGAACCAGGTCAGCGACCGGCGCGCGGTCCCCTCCCGGTGGTGGGCCGTCGCGCTGGTCGCCGTCGCGCTGGCGTGCTGCGTGGTCACCGCGATCGAGTTCGCGTCGGGAGCCGGGTCGGCGCTGGACGTCGCGCTCGTGGTGGCCGGGGTCATCGCGTACGTCCTCTTCTTCGCCCTCGTCACACGGCCGGCGGCGGAGGGATCAGCGCGGGCATGGGCGTCGGTCGTCGTCACGGTGACGGCGGCGGGCGCCCTCACGGCGGTGGAGGCCGGCAACGCGCTCTTCCAGTTCTGGATGTATCCGCTGATCTGGGTCCTCACCGCCACGATCCCCGCGGCCGTCATCACCTCCGCCGTCGCCGCGGTCGTCGTGTTCGCCGGCTTCGCCGTGAGCATGGGGTCCGACCCGGAATGGGCGGCGGACGCCGCACTGACGCAGGCGATCTCGTTCGGCGTCAGCGTCGTGCTGGGGCTGTGGATCACGAACATCTACCAGTACGCCGAAGAGCGCGAACGTCTGCTGGCGGAGCTGACGGCCGCCCAGGACGAGGTGGCGGCGCTGCACCGTCACGCGGGCGTCACCTCCGAACGCGAGCGTCTCTCGCGCGAACTTCACGACACGATCGCGCAGTCACTGGCGGGCACGGTGCTGCTCGCGCAGCGCGCTCGCCGCGAGGCGGCCGGCGGCGGGGCGGTCGACGACACGCTGGCGCTGCTGGAGGAGTCCGCGCGCAGCGCGCTCGCCGAGACGCGGGCCCTCGTGGCCGGCAACGCCCCGATCGAGTTGCGCGGCGGGGGCGTGATCGACGCGCTGCAGGCCCTGGCCGACCGGTTCGCGCGGGAGACGGGCACGCACGTCGATGTGGACGCGGCCGTCGCGATCCCGTTGGACCGCGAGAGCGAGGTCGCGCTGCTGAGGTGCGCGCAGGAGGCCCTCGCGAACGTGCGCGCCCACGCGGGTGCGCGCAGCGTGCGGTTGAGCCTGCGGGCTGGGGAGGGATGGGCCGAGCTCCGCGTGCGCGATGACGGGCGCGGTTTCGACCCTGACGCGCCGTCGGCGGGGTTCGGGCTCAGCGGCCTCCGTGCCAGGGTCGGCCTCCTCGGGGGCGACCTCGTGGTGGACGGCACCCCGGGTGCGACCACCCTCCTCGCCCGCGTCCCGGCGGGAGCATCCGCATGA
- a CDS encoding aldo/keto reductase family protein, which produces MVNYRYLGNSGLKISEITYGNWVTHASQVEDDAAVKTVHAALDAGITTFDTADTYANTAAEVILGKALQGQRRESLEIFTKVYFPTGPKGPNDTGLSRKHIFESIHGSLTRLGTDYVDLYQAHRFDYETPLEETFQAFADLVRQGKALYIGVSEWTAEQLRAGHALAEDLGIQLISNQPQYSMLWRVIEGKVVPASEELGISQIVWSPMAQGVLSGKYLPGQPVPEGSRATDEKSGATFIKSFLRDEVLTAVQRLKPIAQQAGLTMPQMAIAWVLQNPNVAAALVGASRPEQLADTVKASGVTLDADTLAAIDEALGDTVNRDADDTYTVSPKRRLT; this is translated from the coding sequence ATGGTGAACTATCGGTACCTCGGAAACAGCGGTCTGAAGATCTCGGAGATCACGTACGGGAACTGGGTGACGCACGCGTCGCAGGTCGAGGATGACGCGGCTGTGAAGACCGTGCACGCCGCGCTGGATGCCGGCATCACGACGTTCGACACCGCCGACACGTACGCCAACACCGCCGCCGAGGTCATCCTCGGGAAGGCCCTGCAGGGGCAGCGACGCGAGTCGCTCGAGATCTTCACGAAGGTGTACTTCCCCACCGGCCCCAAGGGACCCAACGACACCGGGCTCAGCCGCAAGCACATCTTCGAGTCGATCCACGGATCGCTCACGCGCCTCGGCACCGACTACGTCGACCTCTACCAGGCCCACCGTTTCGACTACGAGACGCCGCTGGAGGAGACCTTCCAGGCCTTCGCCGACCTCGTCCGCCAGGGCAAGGCGCTCTACATCGGGGTCTCCGAGTGGACCGCCGAGCAGCTGCGCGCAGGTCACGCGCTCGCGGAGGACCTCGGCATCCAGCTCATCTCCAACCAGCCGCAGTACTCCATGCTGTGGCGCGTCATCGAGGGCAAGGTCGTCCCGGCCAGCGAAGAGCTCGGCATCTCGCAGATCGTCTGGTCGCCGATGGCGCAGGGCGTGCTCAGCGGCAAGTACCTGCCCGGCCAGCCGGTGCCCGAGGGCTCCCGCGCCACGGACGAGAAGAGCGGCGCGACCTTCATCAAGAGCTTCCTGCGCGACGAGGTGCTCACCGCCGTCCAGCGCCTGAAGCCCATCGCCCAGCAGGCGGGGCTCACGATGCCGCAGATGGCGATCGCGTGGGTGCTGCAGAACCCCAACGTCGCCGCGGCACTGGTCGGGGCATCCCGGCCCGAGCAGCTCGCCGACACCGTCAAGGCCTCGGGCGTCACGCTCGACGCCGACACGCTCGCCGCGATCGACGAGGCCCTCGGCGACACCGTCAACCGCGACGCGGACGACACCTACACCGTCTCGCCGAAGCGCCGGCTGACCTGA
- a CDS encoding ABC transporter ATP-binding protein, whose protein sequence is MLVSLLIRYLKPSRWLLVGVLVFQAASALASLYLPSLNAQIIDEGIARGDTEFIWRTGVFMLAISLSQILASIVATYFAARAAMRAGRDIRDDVFERVSAFSEREVTAFGAGSLITRNTNDVQQVQMLAMMAATFLVTAPLLAVGGIVLALSQSLSLSWIIAVAVPVLLLIAFLVISRMVPLFRSFQRKLDAVNRVMREQLTGIRVIRAFVREPIEERRFREANTDIMVVGRKVGSLFVLLFPAVMLILNLTVIAVLWFGGMKVDAGEVQIGTLFAFMQYVMIILSGVMMASFMTMMIPRAAVSAERIGEVLDTTASFSRPADAQRDFPARGRVEFRDAALTYPGAEEPVIAGVSFAAEPGETVAIVGSTGAGKTTLVSLIPRLFDATGGAVLVGGVDVRRADLDALWRMIGLVPQRPFLFTGTVSSNLRFGREEASDAELWEALEIAQASDFVAQMPGGLDAPIAQGGTNVSGGQRQRLAIARAIVHRPDILVFDDSFSALDLSTDARLRQALWRELPHVTKIVVAQRISTITDADRIVVLDDGRMVGLGTHDELVENNPTYREIVESQLAAEVTG, encoded by the coding sequence GTGCTGGTCTCATTGCTCATCCGTTACCTCAAGCCGTCCCGCTGGCTGCTCGTGGGCGTGCTCGTGTTCCAGGCCGCGTCGGCGCTGGCGTCCCTGTACCTGCCGAGCCTGAACGCGCAGATCATCGACGAGGGGATCGCCCGGGGCGACACCGAGTTCATCTGGCGCACGGGCGTGTTCATGCTCGCGATCTCGCTCTCCCAGATCCTGGCGTCGATCGTGGCGACCTACTTCGCCGCGCGCGCCGCGATGCGCGCGGGCCGCGACATCCGCGACGACGTCTTCGAACGGGTGTCCGCCTTCTCCGAGCGCGAGGTGACCGCCTTCGGCGCCGGCTCGCTCATCACCCGCAACACCAACGACGTGCAGCAGGTGCAGATGCTCGCCATGATGGCGGCGACGTTCCTGGTGACCGCGCCGCTGCTGGCGGTCGGGGGCATCGTGCTCGCTCTGTCGCAGAGCCTCAGCCTGTCGTGGATCATCGCCGTCGCGGTGCCGGTGCTGCTGCTGATCGCCTTCCTCGTGATCAGTCGCATGGTGCCGCTGTTCCGCAGTTTCCAGCGGAAGCTGGATGCGGTCAACCGCGTGATGCGCGAGCAGCTCACCGGCATCCGCGTCATCCGCGCGTTCGTGCGCGAGCCGATCGAGGAGCGGCGCTTCCGCGAGGCCAACACCGACATCATGGTCGTCGGCCGCAAGGTCGGCTCCCTGTTCGTGCTGCTGTTCCCCGCGGTCATGCTGATCCTGAACTTGACGGTCATCGCCGTGCTGTGGTTCGGGGGGATGAAGGTCGACGCCGGCGAGGTGCAGATCGGCACGCTGTTCGCCTTCATGCAGTACGTCATGATCATCCTCTCGGGCGTCATGATGGCGAGTTTCATGACGATGATGATCCCGCGCGCGGCGGTCTCGGCCGAGCGCATCGGCGAGGTGCTCGACACGACCGCGTCCTTCAGCCGGCCTGCCGACGCCCAGCGGGACTTCCCCGCCCGTGGCCGGGTCGAATTCCGTGACGCCGCGCTCACGTACCCCGGGGCGGAGGAGCCGGTCATCGCCGGCGTCTCCTTCGCCGCCGAGCCGGGGGAGACGGTCGCGATCGTCGGGTCGACGGGTGCCGGCAAGACGACGCTGGTGTCGCTCATCCCGCGCCTGTTCGACGCCACCGGCGGCGCCGTCCTCGTCGGCGGCGTCGATGTGCGCCGCGCCGACCTCGACGCCCTGTGGCGCATGATCGGCCTCGTGCCCCAGCGTCCGTTCCTGTTCACCGGCACCGTCTCCTCGAACCTCCGGTTCGGGCGGGAGGAGGCCAGCGACGCCGAGCTGTGGGAGGCGCTGGAGATCGCACAGGCGAGCGACTTCGTCGCGCAGATGCCGGGCGGGCTCGACGCGCCCATCGCACAGGGCGGCACCAACGTCTCCGGGGGGCAGCGGCAGCGCCTCGCGATCGCCCGGGCGATCGTGCACCGGCCCGACATCCTCGTCTTCGACGACTCCTTCTCTGCGCTGGACCTGTCCACCGATGCGCGACTGCGCCAGGCGCTGTGGCGAGAACTGCCCCACGTCACGAAGATCGTCGTCGCTCAGCGCATCTCCACGATCACCGACGCCGACCGCATCGTCGTGCTCGACGACGGTCGCATGGTGGGCCTGGGCACCCACGACGAGCTGGTGGAGAACAACCCGACCTACCGGGAGATCGTCGAATCGCAGCTGGCCGCGGAGGTGACCGGATGA
- a CDS encoding ABC transporter permease, giving the protein MTATLPTAAPAVSRPATPRGGRRLLRRGLSRIGFEVRSYFRQGDSVFFTFLFPVLFLLIFAVAFSSDTFGPPGDEVSSAAYYLPGMLAAGLLLSGTQNLAIDIAMERSDGTLKRLGGTPLSPISYFIGKLGQVLVTGALQAALLIAVAVLAFGVDLPTEPERWATFAWVFLLGVTTCAILGIGLSAIPRSGRSATAVVIPIVLVLQFISGVFIQFSVLPEWLQNIASVFPLKWLAQGMRSVFLPEAFATAEATGSWEHGLTLLVTLAWLVGGLIVVRATFRWIRKDG; this is encoded by the coding sequence ATGACCGCCACGCTTCCCACCGCCGCCCCGGCCGTGAGCCGCCCCGCCACCCCGCGTGGTGGCCGGCGCCTGCTGCGACGGGGCCTGTCTCGCATCGGGTTCGAAGTGCGCTCGTACTTCCGTCAGGGCGACTCGGTGTTCTTCACCTTCCTGTTCCCGGTGCTGTTCCTGCTCATCTTCGCCGTGGCGTTCAGCTCCGACACCTTCGGCCCTCCGGGAGACGAGGTGTCGTCGGCGGCGTACTACCTGCCGGGCATGCTCGCCGCGGGACTGCTGTTGTCGGGCACCCAGAACCTCGCCATCGACATCGCGATGGAACGCAGCGACGGAACCCTCAAGCGCCTGGGCGGGACGCCACTGTCGCCCATCTCCTACTTCATCGGCAAGCTCGGCCAGGTGCTGGTGACCGGTGCGCTGCAGGCGGCGCTCCTGATCGCGGTCGCCGTGCTGGCCTTCGGGGTCGACCTGCCCACCGAGCCCGAGCGCTGGGCGACGTTCGCGTGGGTGTTCCTGCTCGGTGTGACCACGTGCGCGATCCTCGGCATCGGCCTGAGTGCGATCCCGCGCAGCGGGCGGAGCGCGACGGCCGTGGTCATCCCGATCGTGCTGGTGCTGCAGTTCATCTCCGGGGTGTTCATCCAGTTCTCGGTGCTCCCCGAATGGCTGCAGAACATCGCGAGCGTCTTCCCGCTGAAGTGGCTCGCCCAGGGTATGCGATCGGTGTTCCTCCCCGAGGCCTTCGCCACCGCGGAGGCGACGGGGTCGTGGGAGCACGGCCTCACGCTCCTGGTGACGCTCGCGTGGCTGGTCGGGGGGCTCATCGTCGTACGGGCGACATTCCGCTGGATCCGCAAGGATGGCTGA
- a CDS encoding NUDIX domain-containing protein: protein MAARSAGILLYRLSGEGVVRVLLAHMGGPYWASKDAGAWSIPKGEYDIDAEGALDAARREFREELGVDPPDAEYAALGTFAYSSGKKIVVFVADGDGFDPAADELDFGEFDLEWPPRSGRTARFPEVDRIEWCTPDEARERLVKGQRPALDALLAHLAEI from the coding sequence ATGGCGGCCAGGAGCGCCGGCATCCTGCTCTACCGCCTGAGCGGCGAGGGCGTGGTGCGGGTGCTCCTGGCGCACATGGGCGGGCCGTACTGGGCGTCCAAGGACGCCGGAGCGTGGTCGATCCCCAAGGGCGAGTACGACATCGACGCCGAGGGCGCACTGGATGCGGCACGCCGCGAGTTCCGCGAGGAGCTCGGGGTCGATCCGCCCGACGCCGAGTACGCGGCGCTCGGCACCTTCGCGTATTCGTCGGGTAAGAAGATCGTGGTGTTCGTCGCCGACGGTGACGGATTCGACCCGGCCGCCGACGAGCTCGACTTCGGCGAGTTCGACCTGGAGTGGCCGCCCCGCTCGGGGAGGACGGCGCGCTTTCCCGAGGTCGACCGCATCGAATGGTGCACGCCCGACGAGGCACGCGAGCGCCTCGTGAAGGGTCAGCGCCCCGCGCTCGACGCCCTCCTCGCACACCTCGCGGAGATCTGA
- a CDS encoding ABC transporter ATP-binding protein, which yields MTGENELTDEEKRDLEQAEQARIGADDWSGAVAPGKPARFGPSFRRLLGLLRPNAVAFVIVSILGAIGVVLAVLAPKVLAEATNILFEGVVSRMAPAGATQQQVVDGLAASGEQDLANVVANLQNFRPGEGVDFTRLGQVLAAVMALYIAASLLSWVQGYVINVIMVRTMWRLRERVEDKIHSLPLSYFDRTQRGELISRVTNDIDNITQMMQQSLSSALTSVLTVLGVLIMMLSISWQLTLVVLISFPLMAVLFGVIGPRSQKAFGTQWRKVGRLNARVEESFSGHALVKVFGREQSSREAFRVENEELYQASFKAQFLSNIMMPAMTFIGNLTYVGIAVFGALMVASGQLRLGDVQAFIQYSQQFTQPLSQLGGMAAVVQSGTASAERVFQLLDEPDQEPDAADAPAPVDGDGTIEFDSVSFSYSPDRPLISDLSFRVEPGQTVAIVGPTGAGKTTLVNLIMRFYELDGGRILLNGQNTAELTRHDVRAKTGMVLQDPWLFAGTIRENIRYGRADATDEEILEAARATYVDRFVHSLPDGYDTELDEDASNISAGEKQLITIARAFVARPSVLILDEATSSVDTRTELLLQSAMAALRQGRTSFVIAHRLSTIRDADLILVMEDGAIVEQGTHEQLIAARGAYFRLYNAQFQHAATDPDADAADEDERRETEGAGVL from the coding sequence ATGACCGGCGAGAACGAACTGACCGACGAGGAGAAGCGCGACCTGGAGCAGGCCGAGCAGGCGCGCATCGGCGCCGACGACTGGAGCGGCGCGGTCGCGCCCGGCAAGCCCGCGCGCTTCGGCCCGTCGTTCCGCCGGCTCCTGGGGCTGCTGCGCCCGAACGCCGTCGCGTTCGTCATCGTCTCGATCCTGGGCGCCATCGGCGTCGTGCTCGCGGTCCTCGCGCCCAAGGTCCTGGCGGAGGCGACGAACATCCTCTTCGAGGGTGTCGTGTCGCGGATGGCACCGGCCGGAGCGACGCAGCAGCAGGTCGTGGACGGCCTGGCCGCGTCCGGGGAGCAGGACCTCGCCAACGTCGTGGCGAACCTGCAGAACTTCCGGCCGGGAGAGGGGGTCGACTTCACCAGGCTCGGGCAGGTCCTCGCCGCCGTCATGGCGCTCTACATCGCCGCCTCGCTGCTGTCGTGGGTGCAGGGCTATGTCATCAACGTCATCATGGTGCGCACGATGTGGCGCCTGCGCGAGCGGGTCGAGGACAAGATCCACAGCCTGCCGCTGAGCTACTTCGACCGCACGCAGCGCGGCGAGCTGATCTCGCGCGTCACGAACGACATCGACAACATCACCCAGATGATGCAGCAGTCGCTCTCCAGCGCGCTGACCTCGGTGCTCACCGTGCTGGGCGTGCTGATCATGATGCTGTCGATCTCGTGGCAGCTCACGCTCGTCGTGTTGATCAGCTTCCCGCTCATGGCCGTGCTGTTCGGGGTGATCGGGCCGCGCTCCCAGAAGGCGTTCGGCACGCAGTGGCGCAAGGTCGGACGGCTCAACGCCCGCGTGGAGGAGTCGTTCTCCGGTCACGCGCTGGTGAAGGTGTTCGGCCGCGAGCAGAGCTCGCGCGAGGCCTTCCGCGTCGAGAACGAGGAGCTGTACCAGGCGTCGTTCAAGGCGCAGTTCCTCTCCAACATCATGATGCCGGCGATGACGTTCATCGGAAACCTGACGTATGTGGGCATCGCGGTCTTCGGGGCGCTCATGGTCGCCAGCGGGCAGCTGAGGCTCGGCGATGTGCAGGCCTTCATCCAGTACTCCCAGCAGTTCACCCAGCCGTTGTCGCAGCTGGGCGGGATGGCCGCGGTCGTGCAGTCGGGCACCGCCTCGGCCGAGCGGGTGTTCCAGCTGCTGGACGAGCCCGATCAGGAGCCGGATGCGGCGGATGCGCCGGCACCGGTGGACGGCGACGGCACGATCGAGTTCGACTCCGTGTCGTTCTCGTACTCGCCCGACCGCCCGCTCATCTCCGACCTGTCCTTCCGTGTGGAGCCGGGGCAGACGGTCGCGATCGTCGGCCCCACCGGCGCCGGTAAGACGACGCTGGTGAACCTCATCATGCGGTTCTACGAGCTCGACGGCGGGCGCATCCTGCTCAACGGCCAGAACACCGCCGAGCTGACGCGCCACGACGTGCGCGCCAAGACCGGCATGGTGCTGCAGGACCCGTGGCTGTTCGCGGGCACGATCCGCGAGAACATCCGCTACGGGCGCGCCGACGCCACCGACGAGGAGATCCTCGAGGCGGCGCGGGCCACCTACGTCGACCGCTTCGTGCACTCGCTCCCCGACGGCTACGACACCGAACTCGACGAGGATGCGTCGAACATCTCGGCGGGGGAGAAGCAGCTCATCACGATCGCGCGGGCGTTCGTGGCCCGCCCGAGCGTCCTGATCCTCGACGAGGCGACGAGTTCCGTCGACACGCGTACGGAGCTGCTCCTGCAGAGCGCGATGGCGGCGCTGCGCCAGGGGCGGACGTCGTTCGTGATCGCGCACCGCCTGTCCACGATCCGGGACGCCGACCTCATCCTCGTGATGGAGGACGGGGCGATCGTCGAGCAGGGCACCCACGAGCAGCTCATCGCCGCCCGTGGGGCCTACTTCCGCCTGTACAACGCCCAGTTCCAGCACGCGGCCACCGATCCCGATGCGGATGCCGCCGACGAGGACGAGCGGCGGGAGACCGAGGGCGCCGGCGTGCTCTGA
- a CDS encoding ABC transporter ATP-binding protein — MTDAVIQVSDLRKTYRGGFEALRGVTFDIRRGETFALLGPNGAGKSTVIEILEGYRDRSSGDVSVLGVDPQHGGLAWKARLGIVLQNTGEAPTATVRELLAHFAGFYPNPRGVDAVIEAVGLTAKAKTSLRKLSGGQRRRVDVALGILGQPELLFLDEPTTGFDPEARRQFWGLIRSLQDEGTTIVLTTHYLDEAAVLSERAAILVGGRIASLGPIDALGGEEARVPIVRWADEHGLHEERTRRPGERVAQLVAEGGEPERLEVVHPSLEDIYLSFLGEDAAAASEVTA; from the coding sequence ATGACGGATGCGGTCATCCAGGTCTCGGATCTGAGGAAGACGTATCGCGGCGGCTTCGAGGCGCTGCGCGGAGTGACCTTCGACATCCGCCGCGGCGAGACGTTCGCCCTCCTCGGTCCCAACGGTGCCGGCAAGAGCACCGTCATCGAGATCCTCGAGGGTTATCGCGACCGCTCGTCCGGTGACGTGTCGGTGCTGGGTGTCGACCCCCAGCACGGCGGGCTGGCGTGGAAGGCGCGCCTGGGGATCGTGCTGCAGAACACCGGCGAGGCACCCACCGCGACCGTGCGGGAACTCCTCGCGCATTTCGCCGGCTTCTACCCGAACCCGCGGGGCGTCGACGCCGTCATCGAGGCGGTCGGCCTCACCGCGAAGGCCAAGACGAGCCTGCGCAAGCTCTCCGGCGGCCAGCGCCGCCGCGTGGACGTCGCGCTCGGGATCCTCGGTCAGCCCGAACTGCTCTTCCTCGACGAGCCCACCACGGGCTTCGACCCCGAGGCCCGGCGGCAGTTCTGGGGCCTCATCCGGTCCCTGCAGGACGAGGGCACCACGATCGTGCTGACGACCCACTACCTGGACGAGGCCGCGGTGCTCTCCGAGCGCGCGGCGATCCTGGTGGGTGGGCGGATCGCGTCGCTCGGCCCGATCGACGCGCTCGGCGGCGAGGAGGCGCGCGTGCCGATCGTGCGGTGGGCCGACGAGCACGGCCTGCACGAGGAGCGCACCCGACGCCCCGGCGAGCGCGTGGCTCAGCTGGTCGCCGAGGGTGGCGAGCCGGAGCGGCTGGAGGTCGTGCACCCCAGTCTCGAGGACATCTACCTGTCGTTCCTCGGCGAGGACGCCGCGGCGGCGTCGGAGGTGACGGCGTGA
- a CDS encoding response regulator: MIRVLIVDDHPIVRTGLGGLVDAAPDLQVVGTAATGEDAVAAVEAAPPDVVLMDLRMPGMDGDEATGRILAVAPEVRVVILTTYETDDAILRAIGAGASGYLLKAAPEDELLAGIRAVAAGEVALAPSVARVLVRQASHPRPPAPVLTPREREVLSLVAAGLSNRAIGSRLHVGEATVKTHLLHVFAKLEVDDRTRAVTRAMELGLLGR; the protein is encoded by the coding sequence ATGATCCGGGTCCTCATCGTCGACGACCACCCCATCGTGCGCACGGGGCTGGGGGGTCTCGTCGATGCCGCCCCCGACCTCCAGGTCGTGGGCACGGCGGCCACGGGGGAGGATGCGGTCGCGGCGGTCGAAGCGGCGCCACCCGATGTCGTGCTGATGGACCTGCGCATGCCGGGGATGGACGGCGACGAGGCCACCGGCCGCATCCTCGCCGTCGCTCCCGAGGTCCGTGTGGTCATCCTCACCACCTACGAGACCGACGACGCCATTCTGCGGGCCATCGGCGCCGGTGCCAGCGGCTACCTCCTCAAGGCCGCGCCGGAGGACGAACTGCTCGCGGGGATCCGTGCCGTCGCGGCGGGGGAGGTGGCCCTCGCCCCCAGCGTCGCGCGCGTGCTGGTTCGTCAGGCCTCGCATCCGCGGCCGCCCGCTCCTGTGCTGACCCCGCGGGAGCGGGAGGTCCTGAGCCTGGTGGCCGCCGGCTTGAGCAACCGCGCCATCGGTTCCCGGCTGCACGTCGGTGAGGCCACGGTCAAGACGCATCTTCTGCACGTGTTCGCGAAGCTGGAGGTGGATGACCGCACCCGAGCGGTCACGAGGGCGATGGAGCTCGGCCTGCTGGGTCGCTGA
- a CDS encoding ABC transporter ATP-binding protein: MTDPVVQVENLHKTYRGGFHALRGVSFDIRQGETFALLGPNGAGKSTAIEILEGYRDRSRGRVSVLGTDPHRATLEWRARLGIVLQNTGEAPSASVRELLTHFAGFYPRARDVDEVIGAVGLADKAKTPVRRLSGGQRRRVDVALGIIGRPELLFLDEPTTGFDPEARRQFWDLIRGLQGEGTTILLTTHYLDEAAELSQRAAILVGGELASLGPIDSLGGPQSRVPVVRWHDGGRLREERTEQPAELVARLFAAEAGEPASLEVVRPSLEDIYLSFLKPSASIQTEGVSA; the protein is encoded by the coding sequence ATGACAGATCCAGTGGTGCAGGTGGAGAACCTGCACAAGACCTACCGCGGCGGCTTCCACGCCCTCCGCGGCGTGAGTTTCGACATCCGGCAGGGCGAGACCTTCGCGCTGCTCGGGCCCAACGGGGCCGGCAAAAGCACGGCCATCGAGATTCTCGAGGGATACCGCGACCGCAGCCGCGGTCGCGTATCGGTGCTGGGCACCGACCCCCATCGCGCGACGCTGGAGTGGCGGGCCCGGCTGGGTATCGTGCTGCAGAACACCGGCGAGGCCCCCAGTGCGTCCGTGCGTGAGCTCCTCACGCACTTCGCCGGCTTCTACCCGCGTGCACGCGACGTCGACGAAGTGATCGGCGCGGTCGGTCTCGCCGACAAGGCGAAGACGCCCGTGCGTCGCCTGTCCGGAGGGCAGCGGCGGCGGGTCGACGTCGCCCTCGGCATCATCGGACGTCCGGAGCTGCTCTTCCTGGACGAGCCGACGACCGGGTTCGATCCGGAGGCGCGGCGGCAGTTCTGGGACCTCATCCGCGGTCTGCAGGGGGAGGGCACCACGATCCTCCTCACGACGCACTACCTCGACGAGGCCGCGGAGCTGTCCCAGCGCGCGGCCATCCTGGTCGGGGGCGAGCTGGCCTCGCTCGGACCGATCGACAGCCTCGGCGGCCCCCAGTCACGCGTTCCGGTCGTGCGCTGGCACGACGGCGGGCGGCTGCGCGAAGAGCGCACCGAGCAGCCCGCAGAACTGGTCGCGCGGCTGTTCGCCGCCGAGGCCGGCGAACCCGCCTCCCTCGAAGTCGTCCGGCCGAGCCTGGAAGACATCTACCTGTCCTTCCTCAAGCCCTCCGCATCCATCCAGACCGAAGGAGTGAGCGCATGA